One window from the genome of Acinetobacter lanii encodes:
- the proC gene encoding pyrroline-5-carboxylate reductase has translation MSTALNCNICFIGGGNMAQALIGGLISRGLPATRITVSDPVAQIRETLQAKDVHVTENNIEAIADADVVVLAVKPQVLASVLTPLKGLLKNKLIVSIVAGAEIATISKFTGTDLVVRVMPNTPALVQTGAHGLFAYPVVDAEKRELASQILAATGLTLWVNEEAQIDVVTAVSGSGPAYFFYMMESMIQAGKNMGLDEKTATALTLQTALGAAQMAITSANSPAELRKNVTSPNGTTQAAIEVFDQTQISQNIQTALVAAQKRSQELAQDLSASAK, from the coding sequence ATGAGTACTGCTTTAAATTGTAATATTTGTTTTATTGGTGGTGGCAATATGGCTCAAGCGCTGATTGGTGGCTTGATCAGTCGTGGCTTACCAGCAACACGCATTACAGTCTCTGATCCAGTGGCACAGATCCGTGAGACATTACAAGCCAAAGATGTGCATGTGACTGAGAACAATATCGAAGCGATTGCTGATGCAGATGTGGTGGTGCTTGCGGTTAAGCCTCAAGTGTTGGCATCGGTATTGACCCCTTTAAAAGGCTTGTTGAAGAATAAATTAATTGTGTCGATTGTGGCAGGTGCTGAAATTGCCACCATTTCCAAATTTACTGGAACTGATTTGGTAGTGCGGGTGATGCCAAATACACCGGCATTGGTGCAAACCGGCGCACATGGTTTATTTGCCTATCCTGTGGTGGATGCTGAGAAGCGTGAATTGGCGAGCCAAATTTTGGCGGCGACAGGCTTAACCCTTTGGGTGAATGAAGAAGCGCAAATTGATGTGGTCACTGCGGTGTCGGGTTCAGGTCCGGCATACTTCTTCTATATGATGGAAAGTATGATTCAAGCCGGTAAAAATATGGGCTTGGATGAAAAAACTGCAACCGCTTTAACTTTGCAAACCGCATTGGGTGCGGCGCAAATGGCGATCACCAGTGCCAATTCTCCGGCGGAATTGCGTAAAAATGTGACCTCGCCGAATGGCACCACCCAAGCGGCAATTGAAGTGTTTGATCAAACCCAAATATCTCAAAATATTCAGACCGCACTGGTTGCGGCACAAAAACGTAGTCAAGAATTGGCTCAAGACTTAAGCGCTAGCGCTAAATAA
- the ppx gene encoding exopolyphosphatase has translation MSDFLIDEELLAAIDMGSNSFHLAIARVDHGEVKKVASMSEKVQLAAGLDENKNLTEAAQQRGLACLARFVGRLSSVQSKRLRIVATNALRQAKNGHEFIQKAAEILPKPIEIIAGREEARLIYLGVSHTMANSGRRLVIDIGGGSTELIIGEEFEPIHTESVQMGCVAFTKAFFENGEISQKAFEKAMTAARKEVSGLVNTYKAAGWDTVVGSSGTIKACRQIAVNMGWSDDQENLTRAGLDKLKDKLLKYKHISEMEFEGLKEDRRAVLPAGVAILYAVFDVLNIDKLVYSDGALREGVMYDLLGRFQHEDVRDRSVQALMGRYGADPKQAERVVETAQKLFDSVRKSLKLNSDDSDLLRRAAYLHEIGLAISHAGYHRHGAYLLQHSDIPGFSQIDQNYLSHLVAHHRRKLRAEAKNDVMKVGGIKLVYLSLLLRLAILLNHSRSDEMLPAIELTVLDAQQWQLSVSGDAKQWPLLVADLHDEQVQFKHWDIVLNIQSEKFIDSF, from the coding sequence ATGTCTGATTTTTTGATTGATGAAGAATTACTTGCAGCCATTGATATGGGCTCGAACAGTTTCCATTTGGCCATTGCACGTGTCGATCATGGCGAAGTGAAAAAAGTCGCATCGATGTCAGAAAAAGTACAACTCGCTGCAGGCTTAGATGAAAATAAAAATTTAACGGAAGCTGCACAGCAACGCGGTTTAGCATGTTTAGCACGATTTGTAGGGCGTCTAAGTTCAGTTCAATCGAAACGCTTAAGGATTGTGGCGACCAATGCTTTACGCCAAGCCAAAAATGGACATGAGTTTATCCAAAAAGCTGCAGAAATTTTACCGAAACCCATTGAAATTATTGCAGGGCGTGAAGAAGCACGTCTGATTTATTTGGGTGTTTCGCATACCATGGCCAATTCAGGTCGTCGTTTGGTGATTGATATTGGTGGCGGCTCAACCGAACTGATCATTGGGGAAGAGTTCGAACCGATTCATACTGAATCTGTACAAATGGGCTGTGTGGCATTTACCAAAGCGTTTTTTGAAAATGGCGAAATCAGTCAAAAAGCGTTTGAAAAAGCCATGACAGCGGCACGTAAAGAAGTCTCAGGTTTGGTCAATACTTATAAAGCTGCGGGCTGGGATACCGTGGTCGGTTCAAGTGGTACCATCAAAGCCTGTCGTCAAATTGCAGTCAATATGGGCTGGAGTGATGATCAGGAAAATCTGACCCGTGCCGGCTTAGATAAACTCAAAGACAAACTTTTAAAATATAAACACATTTCAGAAATGGAATTTGAAGGGCTGAAAGAAGATCGCCGTGCGGTATTGCCTGCGGGTGTTGCGATTCTTTATGCGGTCTTTGACGTGCTGAATATCGATAAACTGGTCTATTCAGACGGCGCATTGCGTGAGGGCGTCATGTACGACTTATTGGGTCGTTTCCAACATGAAGATGTGCGAGATCGTAGTGTACAAGCCTTGATGGGGCGTTATGGTGCCGACCCGAAACAGGCTGAGCGTGTGGTGGAAACTGCACAAAAACTGTTTGATAGCGTACGAAAATCTTTAAAACTGAACAGTGATGACAGTGATTTACTGCGTCGTGCAGCGTATTTACATGAAATTGGTTTAGCCATCAGTCATGCCGGTTATCATCGTCACGGGGCGTATTTGTTACAACATTCCGACATTCCGGGATTTTCGCAAATTGACCAAAATTATTTGTCACATTTGGTCGCTCATCACCGTCGTAAACTCCGCGCGGAAGCCAAAAATGATGTGATGAAAGTGGGCGGAATCAAGCTCGTATATTTAAGTCTGCTTTTGCGTTTGGCTATTTTGCTGAATCATAGTCGAAGTGATGAGATGCTTCCTGCCATTGAATTAACGGTACTAGATGCGCAACAATGGCAACTTAGTGTTTCTGGTGATGCCAAACAATGGCCTTTGTTGGTTGCAGATTTGCATGATGAGCAAGTGCAATTTAAACATTGGGATATTGTGTTGAATATTCAGTCGGAAAAATTTATCGATTCATTTTGA
- a CDS encoding acetyl-CoA carboxylase carboxyltransferase subunit alpha: protein MKNKAAQSKAWKTVQIARHPERPQFLDYVGEIFTEFDALHGDRLYGDDGAMVGGLARFNGQPVMVVGQHRGRSTREKLQHNFGMSNPEGYRKSQRLLDMAERFNLPVFTFIDTMGAYPGVGAEERGQAQAIATSLAQLSSLKVPVIATVLGEGGSGGALGIGVADRVIMLSHSIYSVISPEGCASILWKTAEKAEQASEALALTAEKLQQMGIVEYVVDEGEGAHLHPVEVMEKLKDVLQQALDELVPMDADARCEARYQRLMKFGSDNLGLTA from the coding sequence ATGAAAAATAAAGCTGCTCAGTCTAAAGCTTGGAAAACGGTACAAATTGCGCGCCACCCAGAACGTCCACAGTTCTTGGACTATGTCGGTGAAATTTTTACTGAATTTGATGCACTGCATGGCGACCGTCTCTATGGAGATGATGGTGCAATGGTCGGTGGTCTAGCACGATTTAATGGTCAACCTGTGATGGTGGTGGGTCAGCATCGTGGTCGTAGTACCCGTGAAAAACTCCAGCATAACTTCGGCATGAGTAATCCTGAAGGCTACCGTAAATCACAGCGTTTGCTCGACATGGCGGAACGTTTTAATCTGCCCGTATTTACCTTTATCGACACCATGGGCGCATACCCAGGGGTGGGTGCAGAGGAACGTGGTCAAGCGCAAGCGATTGCAACCAGTTTGGCTCAATTGTCTTCTTTAAAAGTGCCTGTCATTGCAACGGTTTTGGGTGAGGGTGGTTCAGGTGGTGCACTCGGAATTGGTGTAGCAGATCGCGTGATTATGCTATCTCACAGTATCTATTCGGTGATTTCACCTGAAGGCTGTGCCTCTATTCTGTGGAAAACTGCTGAGAAAGCAGAGCAAGCCAGTGAAGCTTTGGCATTAACCGCTGAAAAGCTGCAACAAATGGGTATCGTTGAATACGTGGTGGATGAGGGTGAAGGCGCTCATTTACATCCTGTTGAGGTTATGGAAAAACTCAAAGACGTGTTACAACAAGCACTTGATGAACTTGTTCCTATGGATGCTGATGCAAGATGCGAAGCACGTTACCAACGTTTGATGAAGTTTGGCAGCGACAATTTAGGTCTGACTGCTTAA
- the tilS gene encoding tRNA lysidine(34) synthetase TilS: protein MRSTLPTFDEVWQRQFRSDCLKQISQFAENTTFLIGCSGGMDSMLLLFLMAEICPNRIRAIYINHQLQKVSDDWADFIQAQCQQLAIPLIIEAVDVAEGNLENQAREARYHAFQNHIQKNEILVLAHHQQDQAETLMLRLLSGAGVQGLSAMKKVDRREQLTIWRPLLDISREQICQWVSQDQIAYVDDPTNLDTHYDRAWCRNELWHILQSRFPKMQQAISRTSVLMQDANEILQEVLVQDLNRCGTAERLSIDALNTLSQARQRQLLSVWMRGDSTYRPALDMVQRLIHEVIEAKADAKAALHWNGFYYVRYQGYVHRLEKQIYLAEQHNEKHVQAIQFELNQACKLVSGNYQVATQAMGLSPALLQKDLNLHDRQGGEKIHLYGRVGSWPLKKAIQEAQIFPWMRHTIQILSIDNVMLGVFTPKGFWLAQSEYCEVGGWQPKLVSSL, encoded by the coding sequence ATGCGAAGCACGTTACCAACGTTTGATGAAGTTTGGCAGCGACAATTTAGGTCTGACTGCTTAAAACAAATTTCACAATTTGCTGAAAACACCACTTTCCTAATCGGATGTAGCGGCGGCATGGATTCCATGCTGTTGCTGTTTCTGATGGCTGAAATTTGCCCTAATCGAATCCGCGCGATTTATATTAATCATCAACTGCAAAAAGTCAGTGATGATTGGGCTGACTTTATTCAAGCACAATGCCAACAGCTCGCTATTCCCTTGATCATTGAAGCGGTTGACGTGGCTGAGGGTAATCTTGAAAACCAAGCCCGTGAAGCCCGTTACCACGCTTTCCAAAATCATATTCAAAAAAATGAAATTTTAGTACTCGCACATCATCAACAAGATCAAGCCGAAACCTTAATGCTCCGTCTGCTTTCAGGGGCAGGCGTGCAGGGTTTGTCTGCAATGAAGAAAGTAGATCGACGTGAGCAACTCACGATTTGGCGTCCGCTTTTAGATATTTCCCGTGAGCAGATTTGCCAATGGGTGAGTCAAGATCAAATTGCTTATGTGGATGACCCGACCAATTTAGACACGCATTATGACCGGGCATGGTGCCGAAATGAACTTTGGCATATTTTGCAAAGTCGGTTCCCTAAAATGCAGCAAGCGATTTCACGCACCAGTGTCTTGATGCAAGATGCCAATGAAATTTTGCAAGAGGTACTGGTGCAAGATTTAAATCGCTGTGGCACAGCAGAACGTTTATCGATTGATGCTTTAAATACTCTCTCACAAGCTCGGCAACGTCAGTTGTTATCTGTTTGGATGCGTGGGGATTCGACCTATCGACCGGCTTTAGATATGGTGCAACGCTTAATCCATGAGGTGATTGAGGCAAAAGCTGATGCCAAAGCCGCCTTGCATTGGAATGGTTTTTATTATGTCCGCTACCAAGGCTATGTCCATCGTTTAGAAAAACAGATCTATCTTGCCGAACAGCATAACGAAAAGCATGTTCAGGCGATTCAGTTTGAATTGAATCAAGCATGTAAGCTCGTAAGTGGTAATTATCAAGTCGCTACGCAAGCGATGGGATTAAGCCCAGCCTTGCTTCAAAAAGACCTGAACTTGCACGATCGACAGGGTGGGGAAAAGATTCATCTCTATGGACGTGTCGGCAGTTGGCCACTCAAAAAAGCCATTCAAGAGGCACAAATTTTTCCATGGATGCGACATACAATTCAAATATTGAGCATAGATAATGTTATGCTTGGTGTTTTTACGCCAAAAGGGTTTTGGTTGGCTCAGTCTGAATACTGTGAAGTCGGTGGCTGGCAACCAAAGTTAGTCTCTTCGTTATAA
- the rho gene encoding transcription termination factor Rho, producing MNLTELKKKPIGELIKIAEFMGLEGMARNRKQDIIFAILKRHAMNGEEIFGDGVLEILSDGFGFLRSAAGSYLAGPDDIYVSPSQIRRFNLRTGDTITGTIRPPKEGERYFALLKVNQINYDTPENSRNKILFENLTPLFPTEQMIMELGNGSTEDLTARVVDLVAPIGKGQRSIIVAPPKAGKTMLIQNIAQSIVRNNPEVILIVLLIDERPEEVTEMERTVRGEVVASTFDESPARHVQVAEMVIEKAKRLVEHKKDVVILLDSITRLARAYNTVIPSSGKVLTGGVDAHALERPKRFFGAARNIEEGGSLTIISTALIETGSKMDEVIYEEFKGTGNQEITLDRRIAEKRVFPAMNIKKSGTRREERLMSEDNLRKVWILRKLLHPMDELAAMEFLLDRMKETKTNDDFFDQMKRKATN from the coding sequence ATGAACTTAACTGAACTCAAGAAAAAACCAATAGGCGAACTCATCAAAATTGCTGAGTTCATGGGCCTAGAAGGAATGGCACGTAACCGCAAGCAAGACATTATTTTCGCAATTTTGAAACGCCATGCTATGAATGGTGAAGAAATTTTTGGTGATGGTGTTCTTGAAATTCTTTCTGATGGTTTTGGCTTCCTACGTTCTGCAGCTGGCTCGTATCTAGCAGGTCCTGATGATATCTACGTCAGCCCATCGCAAATTCGTCGTTTTAACTTACGTACTGGTGACACCATTACCGGTACGATTCGTCCACCGAAAGAAGGTGAACGTTATTTTGCTTTACTGAAAGTCAATCAAATCAACTACGACACGCCTGAAAACTCACGCAATAAAATCTTGTTTGAAAACTTAACTCCATTGTTCCCAACAGAACAAATGATTATGGAGTTAGGCAACGGTTCGACTGAAGATTTGACTGCACGTGTAGTGGACTTGGTTGCCCCAATTGGTAAAGGTCAACGTTCAATTATTGTTGCACCGCCAAAAGCCGGTAAAACGATGTTGATCCAAAACATTGCCCAGTCGATTGTACGTAACAACCCAGAAGTGATTCTGATTGTTCTTCTGATTGATGAACGTCCTGAAGAAGTGACCGAAATGGAACGTACGGTTCGCGGTGAAGTCGTTGCATCGACTTTCGATGAATCGCCTGCACGTCACGTTCAAGTGGCTGAAATGGTGATTGAAAAAGCAAAACGTTTGGTTGAACACAAAAAAGACGTTGTAATTTTACTCGACTCGATTACTCGTTTGGCTCGTGCATACAATACTGTGATTCCATCTTCTGGTAAGGTGCTTACAGGTGGTGTGGACGCGCATGCTTTAGAGCGTCCAAAACGTTTCTTCGGTGCTGCACGTAATATTGAAGAAGGGGGTTCACTCACCATCATTTCAACTGCCTTAATTGAAACAGGCAGTAAAATGGATGAAGTGATCTATGAAGAATTCAAAGGTACAGGTAACCAAGAGATTACCCTTGATCGCCGTATTGCTGAAAAACGTGTCTTCCCTGCAATGAACATTAAGAAATCAGGCACACGTCGTGAAGAACGACTCATGTCTGAAGACAACTTGCGTAAAGTCTGGATTCTACGCAAATTGCTTCATCCGATGGATGAATTGGCAGCCATGGAATTCTTACTTGATCGTATGAAAGAAACCAAAACCAATGATGATTTCTTTGATCAAATGAAGCGTAAAGCGACCAATTAA
- a CDS encoding integration host factor subunit alpha, which yields MTALTKAEMADHLSELTSLNRREAKQMVELFFDEISQALIAGEHVKLSGFGNFELRDKRQRPGRNPKTGEEIPISARRVVTFRAGQKFRQRVGTEQVD from the coding sequence ATGACAGCATTAACAAAAGCAGAAATGGCTGATCATTTGAGCGAGCTGACGAGTTTAAACCGTCGTGAAGCTAAGCAAATGGTTGAGTTGTTTTTTGATGAAATTAGCCAGGCATTAATTGCGGGTGAGCACGTCAAACTTTCAGGTTTTGGTAATTTTGAACTACGTGACAAACGTCAACGTCCAGGTCGAAATCCTAAGACAGGGGAAGAAATCCCAATCTCGGCACGTCGTGTAGTGACATTCCGTGCAGGTCAAAAATTTAGACAACGTGTTGGTACAGAACAAGTTGATTAA
- the polA gene encoding DNA polymerase I encodes MPPFVLVDGSYFLFRAFHALPPLTTSTGLQTNAIRGAISAIQKLMRRVQPTHMAVIFDTPEPTFRHALSPIYKGDRPSMPDELSQQIPYLHNLIRALGIPLHVLPGAEADDIIGTLAKRAEKAGHQVLISTGDKDMAQLVTDKVTLEDSFKDKPMDVNGVFEKFGVWPNQIIDYLTLMGDASDGIMGVPGVGAKTAAKLLNEYGSIGGILENVDKIKGKVGQSLKDNVEGITLDHQLASIVCDLDLNLTYDDLKLQDPNVEELRRLYTELEFRNQLQSLDHPNNPNSSVYKKTSKVIEQTSASSIVPDDQATATSSDDQLGKATYHTVLTQEDWASFFQRFSTAKRFAFDTETTSLDYRIAEMVGFSVAFDAQDAYYVPLAHDYEGAPEQLNRDDVLAQIKPILENPEVQKIGHHLKYDAHILENHGIHLQGWYFDTMLASYVLNAVATRHGMDDVARVYLSHFTTTFEQIAGKGAKQKTFNQIELEVAAHYAAEDAHVTYRLYEVLERKLKETPPLLELLQKIEVPTATVLTSMEENGIELDLQFLDQLGCEFADTIQNLEQQIIEIAGESFNVSSPKQVGEVLFDKLGLKGGKKTATGQYSTSESILEKIDHPIAELILEYRGLTKLKSTYTDGLLKQANEQSGRVHTSYHQALTATGRLSSTDPNLQNIPIREEIGRQIRKAFVAPEGRVLLAADYSQIELRLMAHFSQDDALVDAFNNGQDVHRRTAAEVLNVALEDVTHDQRRQAKAVNFGLLYGMSEFGLIRQLGFTREESQNYIKQYFHRYPGIYEYMQRTRQVALEQGFVETILGRRLYTPDIDARNMMVRKAAERAAINAPLQGSAAEIIKLAMIAVDKILPKDQAKLLLQVHDELVFEVDEAIADELAVKIAEAMQNVVKISVPLLVEVGKGKNWGEAH; translated from the coding sequence ATGCCACCATTTGTCTTGGTTGATGGGTCATATTTTTTATTTCGTGCTTTTCATGCACTACCACCGTTAACCACGTCAACAGGTTTACAAACCAATGCGATTCGTGGTGCGATTTCTGCCATCCAAAAGTTGATGCGTCGTGTGCAACCGACACATATGGCGGTGATTTTTGATACACCAGAACCGACCTTCCGTCATGCACTATCTCCAATTTATAAAGGGGATCGACCAAGTATGCCGGATGAGTTGTCGCAACAAATTCCGTATTTACACAACTTGATTCGTGCACTGGGTATTCCTTTGCATGTGTTGCCGGGCGCAGAAGCCGATGACATCATTGGTACATTGGCTAAGCGTGCAGAAAAAGCCGGTCACCAAGTGCTGATTTCCACAGGCGACAAAGACATGGCACAATTGGTCACAGACAAAGTGACTTTAGAAGATAGCTTTAAAGACAAGCCGATGGATGTCAACGGCGTGTTTGAAAAGTTCGGGGTCTGGCCAAACCAAATTATTGATTACCTCACCCTAATGGGCGATGCCTCTGATGGCATTATGGGCGTACCGGGTGTCGGTGCAAAAACTGCGGCGAAGTTATTAAACGAATATGGCTCGATTGGCGGCATTTTAGAAAATGTCGATAAAATCAAAGGCAAAGTCGGTCAAAGCTTAAAAGACAATGTCGAAGGCATTACCCTTGATCATCAATTGGCGAGCATTGTCTGCGATCTTGACCTCAATCTGACCTATGATGATTTGAAACTTCAAGACCCGAATGTTGAAGAACTTCGTCGCCTGTACACCGAGCTTGAGTTCCGTAATCAACTGCAATCTCTGGATCATCCCAACAATCCCAACAGTTCTGTTTATAAAAAAACATCCAAAGTCATTGAACAGACTTCAGCATCAAGTATCGTGCCTGATGATCAAGCCACAGCAACCAGTTCAGATGATCAATTGGGCAAAGCCACCTATCATACGGTATTAACGCAAGAAGATTGGGCAAGCTTCTTTCAACGTTTTAGCACGGCGAAACGCTTTGCTTTTGACACTGAAACCACCAGTTTAGATTATCGTATTGCTGAAATGGTTGGCTTCTCGGTGGCCTTTGATGCACAAGATGCCTATTACGTTCCATTAGCACATGATTATGAGGGCGCACCTGAACAACTGAATCGTGATGATGTGCTTGCACAGATCAAACCAATTTTAGAAAATCCTGAGGTTCAAAAAATTGGTCATCATTTAAAATATGATGCACATATTTTAGAAAATCACGGCATTCATTTGCAGGGTTGGTATTTCGATACCATGTTGGCCTCTTATGTACTCAATGCTGTGGCCACCCGTCATGGGATGGATGATGTTGCGCGTGTTTACTTAAGTCACTTCACGACGACCTTTGAGCAAATTGCCGGTAAAGGCGCGAAGCAAAAAACCTTTAACCAAATTGAATTAGAGGTTGCAGCGCACTATGCTGCGGAAGATGCGCATGTCACCTATCGTTTGTATGAAGTGCTTGAACGTAAACTCAAAGAAACCCCGCCACTGCTTGAGCTCTTACAAAAGATTGAAGTGCCTACAGCTACCGTGTTAACCAGTATGGAAGAAAATGGCATTGAATTGGACTTGCAATTTCTAGATCAATTGGGCTGTGAGTTTGCAGACACCATTCAAAATCTTGAACAACAGATTATTGAAATCGCTGGTGAAAGCTTTAATGTCAGCTCACCGAAACAGGTCGGTGAAGTGTTGTTTGATAAATTAGGACTCAAAGGTGGCAAGAAAACGGCGACAGGTCAATACAGTACGAGTGAAAGTATTTTAGAAAAAATCGATCATCCGATTGCGGAATTGATTTTGGAATATCGCGGTCTGACCAAACTCAAAAGCACCTATACCGATGGTTTACTCAAACAAGCCAATGAACAATCCGGTCGTGTGCATACCAGTTATCATCAAGCCCTCACCGCTACAGGTCGTTTGTCTTCCACCGATCCAAACTTACAGAACATTCCGATTCGTGAAGAGATTGGTCGTCAAATTCGTAAAGCCTTTGTCGCACCTGAAGGTCGGGTGTTGTTGGCGGCCGATTATTCACAAATTGAATTGCGTTTAATGGCGCATTTCTCTCAAGATGATGCCTTGGTCGATGCCTTTAACAATGGACAAGACGTGCATCGCCGTACTGCGGCAGAAGTATTGAATGTCGCACTTGAAGATGTCACCCATGACCAACGTCGTCAAGCTAAAGCGGTGAACTTCGGTCTGCTCTATGGCATGTCGGAGTTTGGTTTGATTCGTCAATTGGGCTTTACCCGTGAAGAGTCGCAGAACTATATCAAACAATATTTCCATCGTTATCCGGGCATTTATGAGTATATGCAACGCACCCGTCAAGTCGCATTGGAACAAGGTTTTGTCGAAACGATTTTGGGTCGTCGCCTCTATACTCCTGATATCGACGCTCGAAACATGATGGTGCGTAAAGCCGCTGAACGTGCTGCAATCAATGCACCACTACAAGGTTCTGCGGCTGAAATCATTAAACTGGCCATGATTGCGGTCGATAAAATCCTACCGAAAGATCAGGCAAAACTCTTACTGCAAGTCCACGATGAATTGGTGTTTGAAGTGGATGAAGCGATTGCGGATGAATTGGCAGTGAAAATTGCTGAAGCGATGCAAAATGTCGTGAAAATTTCAGTGCCTTTATTGGTTGAAGTCGGTAAAGGTAAAAATTGGGGTGAAGCGCATTAA
- a CDS encoding YggT family protein produces MGASAALFFDIIINVAILLVFFRFLMQLAGVSPYNPVVMSTVKATKIVDVFGSILPTVGKGRVNLAALVLAVLLYFLKVFGFKYLNAQPTGSTVYFIVSTLLAMLQSLVTILKYLLFGYIISSWIVMFTQSRSPYIEVLQELAEPMLAPFRKIMPNMGMIDLSPILAFFTLYIAEMMLKSIG; encoded by the coding sequence ATGGGTGCAAGTGCTGCGCTATTTTTTGACATTATTATTAATGTTGCGATTTTACTGGTGTTCTTCCGCTTTTTGATGCAATTGGCGGGGGTAAGTCCTTATAACCCAGTCGTGATGTCTACGGTGAAAGCGACAAAGATTGTCGATGTGTTTGGCAGTATTTTGCCGACTGTAGGCAAAGGACGTGTCAACCTTGCGGCATTGGTGCTTGCGGTCCTGCTTTATTTTCTTAAAGTTTTTGGTTTTAAGTATTTAAATGCACAACCGACAGGCTCGACGGTGTATTTCATCGTTTCGACTTTATTGGCGATGTTACAGTCTTTGGTGACCATTCTTAAATATTTATTGTTTGGTTATATCATTAGCAGTTGGATTGTGATGTTTACGCAGTCTCGTTCACCGTATATTGAAGTGTTGCAAGAATTGGCTGAACCGATGTTGGCGCCATTCCGTAAAATTATGCCAAATATGGGCATGATTGATCTATCTCCAATCTTGGCATTTTTTACTTTGTATATTGCGGAAATGATGCTGAAGTCGATTGGCTAA
- the trxA gene encoding thioredoxin: protein MSANIVNTTDANFEADVLKSETPVLVDFWAGWCAPCKAIAPVLEVLSTEYEGKVKIVKVDVTTCEQIAVDYNIRNIPALLMFKNGEVVAQQVGAAPKSKLAAFIEENI from the coding sequence ATGTCTGCGAACATCGTAAATACAACTGATGCGAACTTTGAAGCTGATGTTTTAAAATCTGAAACGCCTGTACTTGTTGATTTCTGGGCAGGCTGGTGCGCACCGTGTAAAGCAATTGCACCTGTACTTGAAGTGCTTTCTACCGAATACGAAGGCAAAGTGAAAATTGTGAAAGTTGACGTAACCACGTGTGAACAAATCGCTGTTGATTACAACATCCGTAACATCCCTGCACTTTTGATGTTCAAAAACGGTGAAGTGGTTGCACAACAAGTGGGCGCTGCACCGAAGTCTAAATTGGCTGCGTTCATCGAAGAAAATATCTAA